One Thalassospira marina DNA window includes the following coding sequences:
- a CDS encoding sigma-54-dependent transcriptional regulator, producing MMRSTAQGAPGKPAHVYTPLPPVNRSADDASSDNSTSPAATPKRADTTTGKHDPARTSNDEFPGESPASDSDATDGPGPEFGPWLAQASILIVDDEPGMRNFLARTLGPRCKRLEEAADCNEATRKLDEHHFDVVILDNIMPGKSGVEWLTEQREIGFFADAILMTAYADLDTAIKALRAGAVDFVLKPFRSNQILNAVARCLDRMRLRRENYVLRHELRSTSDHVLLRDKLIGYSPEIQDIRDTIARVAPLPTSILISGESGTGKEVTARSIHALSDRADKPFVPVNCAAIPTDMIEAELFGHLKGAFTGANHARDGLFLHAQGGTLFLDEIGELPLATQSKLLRAIEDRRIRPVGSEREAPVDLRFIFATNADLEAEVEAGRFRADLFYRINVMQMHMPPLRERGDDVLELAALFMNKLGKQLGMPPVAIDGPVRAGLTRYNWPGNVRELRNLIERSLILGRFPPEFRNDDLANSDSGEDETLDELERRHIMTMLHKTGGNRNEVARRLGVSRKTIDRKCAAWNE from the coding sequence ATGATGAGATCGACCGCACAGGGTGCGCCGGGAAAACCCGCGCATGTTTATACACCGCTGCCTCCGGTCAACCGGAGCGCTGATGATGCATCGTCGGATAACAGCACATCCCCGGCGGCAACGCCAAAACGCGCAGACACCACCACCGGAAAACACGACCCGGCCCGGACCAGCAATGACGAATTTCCGGGTGAAAGCCCGGCAAGCGATAGTGACGCCACCGACGGCCCGGGGCCGGAATTTGGCCCCTGGCTGGCGCAGGCATCGATCCTGATTGTTGATGATGAACCGGGCATGAGGAACTTTCTGGCCCGAACGCTTGGCCCACGCTGCAAACGGCTGGAAGAAGCTGCCGATTGCAACGAAGCAACACGCAAGCTTGATGAACATCATTTTGATGTCGTGATTCTTGATAACATCATGCCGGGCAAAAGCGGGGTGGAATGGCTGACCGAACAACGCGAAATCGGCTTTTTTGCCGATGCCATTTTAATGACCGCCTATGCCGACCTGGATACCGCGATCAAGGCGCTGCGCGCAGGTGCGGTTGATTTTGTGCTGAAACCTTTTCGGTCAAACCAGATATTAAACGCCGTGGCCCGCTGCCTAGACCGTATGCGCCTGCGCCGGGAAAACTATGTGTTGCGCCATGAATTGCGATCCACTTCGGACCATGTCCTGCTGCGTGACAAGCTGATTGGCTATTCCCCGGAAATTCAGGACATTCGCGATACCATTGCCCGCGTGGCCCCGTTGCCAACATCCATTCTGATTTCGGGTGAAAGCGGCACCGGCAAGGAAGTAACGGCGCGATCCATCCATGCCCTGTCGGACCGGGCGGATAAGCCCTTTGTCCCGGTGAATTGTGCTGCCATCCCTACCGATATGATCGAGGCCGAGCTTTTTGGCCATTTGAAAGGCGCCTTTACCGGGGCCAACCATGCCCGCGATGGCCTGTTTTTGCACGCGCAGGGCGGCACCCTGTTTCTGGATGAAATTGGCGAATTGCCATTGGCAACCCAAAGCAAGCTTTTGCGCGCGATTGAAGACCGGCGCATTCGCCCGGTTGGCTCCGAACGTGAGGCACCGGTTGATCTGCGCTTTATCTTTGCCACCAATGCCGATCTGGAAGCCGAGGTCGAGGCGGGGCGTTTCCGGGCAGATCTGTTTTATCGCATCAATGTCATGCAAATGCATATGCCGCCCTTGCGTGAACGCGGCGATGATGTGCTGGAACTTGCGGCCCTGTTCATGAACAAGCTGGGCAAGCAGCTGGGTATGCCGCCCGTTGCCATTGATGGTCCCGTGCGTGCCGGGTTAACCCGCTATAACTGGCCGGGCAATGTGCGCGAATTGCGCAACCTGATTGAACGATCCCTGATACTGGGGCGTTTCCCGCCGGAATTTCGCAATGATGACCTTGCCAATAGCGATAGTGGCGAAGACGAAACCCTGGACGAGCTGGAACGCCGCCACATCATGACCATGCTGCATAAAACCGGCGGCAATCGTAACGAAGTGGCCCGCCGCCTGGGGGTATCGCGCAAAACAATCGACCGCAAATGCGCAGCATGGAATGAATAA
- a CDS encoding sensor histidine kinase: MNNATTSPPEKPAAPTTAAIQPGGRSVRFRLLAIALLPTLVILPLLLGFMMARWNGKFDSLLTSKVHGDLTIAHQYFSHILENTGKQIEALGQSVSFREALSGPNEQQHLSALLEQKRKEMGLDFLYLINGSARVAGASPKTVSPDTNQNWPVIKTALAGGSRTAVDIFKNADLAAISPAMARRARLDLIDTPNAAPTDQNIESRGMVMHSASHVDMGNGMQGALVGGILLNQNLVFIDTINDLVYRASSLPEGSQGTATLFLDDVRISTNVRLFENRRALGTRVSGAVRTAVLDDGKVWLDRAFVVNDWYISAYEPITDSFGKRVGMLYVGFLEQPFARTKYESLILIVGAFLVVATITVPVFLRWARGIFKPLERMTRTIARVENGDLGARTNLPAARDEISHVAMHLDDLLDQVQQRDRQLRDWNDELNTRVDERTAELQKANQQLEATTKQLIMSEKLAAIGEITAGVAHEINNPVAVLQGNLDVMCSLLGEHADIAKTEIRLMDEQVSRINQIVTKLLQFAKPEEYAGFVERHDAGAVIGDCLPLVQHLLNRAAIEVKLTHTSTRFVVMNRTELQQVLVNLIVNAIHAMPNGGILTLMDQDMARDGEPGILITVADTGTGMTPDVMERIFDPFFTTKRREGTGLGLSISKTLIDRQGGSFDVQSTPEQGTTFHIWLPEAN; this comes from the coding sequence ATGAATAACGCCACCACCAGCCCGCCAGAAAAACCAGCAGCCCCGACAACGGCCGCCATACAGCCCGGTGGCCGGTCTGTCCGGTTTCGGTTGCTTGCCATTGCCCTATTGCCAACATTGGTGATTTTGCCGCTGTTGCTGGGTTTCATGATGGCACGCTGGAATGGCAAATTTGATTCGCTTCTGACATCAAAGGTCCATGGCGACCTGACCATCGCACACCAGTATTTCAGCCATATTCTGGAAAATACCGGCAAACAGATCGAGGCCCTAGGCCAGTCAGTTTCCTTTCGCGAGGCCCTTTCGGGACCGAACGAACAACAGCACCTTTCCGCCCTTCTGGAACAGAAGCGCAAGGAAATGGGGCTGGATTTTTTATATCTGATCAATGGCAGTGCCAGGGTGGCGGGTGCATCCCCCAAAACAGTAAGCCCGGACACCAACCAGAACTGGCCCGTGATCAAAACCGCCCTTGCGGGCGGATCAAGAACCGCAGTTGATATTTTTAAGAATGCCGACCTTGCCGCCATTTCACCAGCCATGGCCCGGCGTGCGCGCCTCGATTTAATTGACACCCCGAATGCCGCCCCCACAGACCAGAATATTGAAAGCCGGGGCATGGTGATGCATTCGGCCAGCCACGTGGATATGGGTAATGGCATGCAGGGTGCCCTTGTGGGGGGCATATTGCTTAATCAGAATCTGGTTTTCATCGACACCATCAATGATCTGGTCTATCGCGCCAGCAGCCTGCCCGAGGGCAGCCAGGGTACCGCCACCCTGTTTCTGGATGATGTGCGCATATCAACCAATGTGCGCCTGTTTGAAAACCGCCGTGCGCTGGGCACCCGCGTTTCGGGCGCGGTAAGGACCGCCGTGCTGGATGATGGCAAGGTGTGGCTGGATCGCGCCTTTGTCGTCAATGACTGGTATATTTCCGCCTATGAACCCATCACCGATAGTTTTGGCAAACGGGTGGGCATGCTTTATGTCGGCTTTCTGGAACAGCCCTTTGCACGCACAAAATATGAAAGCCTGATTTTAATTGTTGGCGCATTTCTGGTGGTGGCGACCATTACCGTGCCGGTCTTTTTGCGCTGGGCACGGGGTATTTTTAAACCCCTGGAACGCATGACCCGCACCATTGCCCGGGTTGAAAACGGGGATTTGGGCGCACGCACCAACCTGCCCGCCGCACGTGATGAAATTTCGCATGTTGCCATGCATCTTGATGACCTGCTTGATCAGGTTCAGCAGCGCGACCGCCAGCTTCGCGACTGGAATGACGAGCTGAACACAAGGGTCGATGAACGCACCGCCGAACTGCAAAAAGCCAACCAGCAGCTTGAAGCCACCACCAAACAGTTGATCATGTCGGAGAAACTGGCAGCGATTGGCGAAATCACCGCAGGGGTCGCCCATGAAATCAACAATCCGGTGGCGGTATTGCAGGGCAACCTTGATGTGATGTGCAGCCTGTTGGGCGAACATGCCGATATTGCCAAAACCGAAATCCGCCTGATGGATGAACAGGTCAGCCGCATTAATCAGATCGTAACCAAGCTTTTGCAGTTCGCCAAACCCGAGGAATATGCCGGATTTGTCGAACGCCACGATGCCGGTGCCGTTATTGGCGATTGCCTGCCGCTGGTGCAGCATCTGCTAAACCGCGCCGCGATCGAGGTTAAACTGACCCATACCTCCACCCGGTTTGTGGTGATGAACCGGACGGAACTGCAACAGGTACTGGTGAATCTGATTGTGAATGCCATCCATGCCATGCCAAACGGCGGTATCCTGACCCTGATGGATCAGGATATGGCACGCGATGGCGAACCGGGCATATTAATAACGGTTGCCGATACCGGCACGGGCATGACACCCGATGTGATGGAACGCATTTTCGACCCGTTCTTTACCACCAAACGCCGCGAGGGAACGGGCCTTGGCCTTTCGATCAGCAAAACCCTGATCGACCGCCAGGGCGGCAGCTTTGATGTGCAAAGCACACCCGAGCAAGGTACCACCTTCCATATCTGGCTGCCTGAAGCCAACTAA
- a CDS encoding OFA family MFS transporter: protein MFDSLKKEHIVAHDDFNRWKVPPASIAIHLCIGSVYAWSIFNPPLIKEFGVVAASSGDWGLKSVVWIFSVAIVFLGLAAAFGGKWLEEVGPRMVGVVAAFCWGGGFIIGGLGIMTHQLWLVYLGYGAIGGCGLGLGYVSPVSTLIRWFPDRRGMATGMAIMGFGGGAMIATPIKESLLSFFYKAPDYLGAEGAVNLVTEGGKRMAEVGGQMVEVVVAGAAQVASAPVPLQEGVYVVGTGNTGAAATFFTLGIAYFIVMIIASFSYRVPREGWLPAGWTPPTEDAASKRMITHKNVHIDQALKTPQFYLLWIVLCFNVTAGIGVIGVAKTMMSEIFGSTLPMVVNSAFAATYVFMISVFNMCGRFFWASISDYIGRKNTYFCFFILGIVLYLSIPYAAAQVSVNPAVTWLIMFYAATMIIFTMYGGGFATIPAYLADIFGTKYVGGIHGRLLTAWSTAGVLGPLAITELRQASVNNSITELASKVDATAFQQKFGAGIEQIDQLVAAKTVTIARLMEIAPAGTVDPTPSLYNTTMYAMAGLLVVGLIANALVKPIHDKHYMETAGNTDFDADEARAAAQASKA, encoded by the coding sequence ATGTTTGACAGCCTGAAAAAGGAACATATCGTCGCGCATGACGATTTCAACCGCTGGAAAGTTCCGCCAGCATCCATCGCGATTCATTTGTGCATTGGCTCCGTTTACGCATGGAGCATTTTCAACCCGCCCCTGATCAAGGAATTTGGCGTGGTTGCGGCCTCGTCGGGGGACTGGGGCCTGAAATCCGTTGTCTGGATTTTCTCGGTTGCCATCGTGTTTCTGGGCCTGGCTGCGGCATTTGGCGGCAAGTGGCTTGAAGAAGTCGGCCCGCGCATGGTTGGCGTTGTTGCAGCATTCTGCTGGGGTGGTGGTTTCATCATCGGCGGCCTGGGCATCATGACGCATCAGCTCTGGCTGGTTTATCTGGGTTATGGCGCGATTGGCGGCTGTGGCCTTGGCCTTGGTTACGTTTCACCGGTTTCCACCCTGATCCGATGGTTCCCTGACCGTCGCGGCATGGCAACCGGCATGGCGATTATGGGCTTTGGCGGCGGCGCAATGATCGCAACGCCGATCAAGGAATCGCTGCTGTCGTTTTTCTATAAGGCACCGGATTATCTGGGTGCCGAGGGTGCCGTTAATCTGGTTACCGAAGGCGGCAAACGCATGGCCGAAGTTGGCGGCCAGATGGTTGAAGTCGTGGTTGCAGGTGCAGCACAAGTGGCCTCTGCGCCGGTTCCGCTGCAGGAAGGCGTTTATGTTGTTGGCACCGGCAATACCGGCGCTGCCGCGACCTTCTTCACGCTGGGCATTGCCTATTTCATCGTCATGATCATTGCATCGTTCTCGTATCGTGTGCCGCGTGAAGGCTGGCTGCCGGCTGGCTGGACCCCGCCGACCGAAGATGCCGCATCCAAACGCATGATCACGCATAAAAACGTCCATATCGACCAGGCCCTGAAAACCCCGCAGTTCTACCTGCTGTGGATTGTTCTGTGCTTTAACGTGACGGCGGGCATCGGCGTGATTGGCGTTGCCAAAACCATGATGTCGGAAATTTTCGGATCAACCCTGCCGATGGTCGTGAATTCGGCCTTTGCGGCAACCTATGTGTTCATGATTTCGGTCTTTAACATGTGTGGCCGTTTCTTCTGGGCCTCCATTTCCGACTATATCGGCCGCAAAAACACCTATTTCTGCTTCTTTATCCTTGGCATCGTTCTGTATCTGTCGATCCCGTATGCTGCCGCACAGGTCAGTGTTAACCCGGCAGTGACCTGGCTGATCATGTTCTATGCTGCAACCATGATCATCTTCACCATGTATGGTGGGGGCTTTGCCACCATTCCGGCATATCTGGCCGATATTTTCGGCACCAAATATGTTGGTGGCATCCATGGTCGCCTGCTGACCGCATGGAGCACGGCTGGCGTTCTTGGCCCGCTTGCCATTACCGAACTGCGCCAGGCATCGGTGAACAATTCCATCACCGAACTGGCCAGCAAGGTTGACGCCACTGCCTTCCAGCAGAAATTCGGCGCTGGCATCGAACAGATCGACCAGCTTGTTGCCGCCAAAACCGTGACCATCGCCCGGTTGATGGAAATTGCCCCGGCGGGCACGGTTGACCCGACACCAAGCCTTTACAACACCACCATGTATGCCA